A region of Silurus meridionalis isolate SWU-2019-XX chromosome 17, ASM1480568v1, whole genome shotgun sequence DNA encodes the following proteins:
- the trh gene encoding pro-thyrotropin-releasing hormone — translation MRAVCLLILVSLAVFSIQCQNVPSDSGGENPTLDEVLQRAEGHLLRSFLQKLEEDESANDLFPNQPDWLVKRQHPGKRQHPGKRDSDDYEEEYAIQKRQHPGKREDDSDFFVELQRRQHPGKRAAPENPTSLQSDLLSVLSKRQHPGKRYDAYDKRQHPGRREAATEDEEEEEEEEEGAASAVDLLDLEKRQHPGKRLLDPLEVSAGNPCGMPSCSKASLLLQMLNEVKQRRAMEKRQHPGKRLSAQEELEGIQ, via the exons ATGAGGGCGGTGTGTCTCCTCATCCTCGTCTCATTAGCGGTGTTCAGCATCCAGTGCCAAAATGTCCCGAGTGATTCTGGTGGAGAAAATCCCACTCTGGACGAGGTATTACAGCGCGCAGAGGGTCATCTGCTTCGGTCCTTCCTGCAAAAACTGGAGGAGGACGAGAGCGCAAACG accTGTTTCCGAATCAGCCAGACTGGTTGGTGAAAAGGCAACACCCGGGCAAGAGGCAGCACCCAGGAAAGCGCGACTCGGACGATTACGAAGAGGAATACGCGATTCAAAAGCGGCAGCATCCCGGAAAACGCGAAGACGACTCGGACTTTTTCGTCGAGCTCCAGCGACGGCAACATCCGGGCAAGCGCGCGGCGCCGGAAAATCCGACGTCGCTTCAAAGCGACCTGCTGAGCGTGCTGTCTAAGAGGCAACACCCGGGGAAGCGCTACGACGCGTACGACAAGCGCCAGCATCCAGGAAGGCGCGAGGCGGCGacggaggatgaggaggaggaagaagaggaggaagagggcgCAGCAAGCGCGGTGGACTTGTTGGACCTGGAAAAACGGCAGCATCCCGGGAAAAGGCTCTTAGACCCCTTGGAAGTGTCCGCTGGAAATCCGTGTGGTATGCCAAGCTGCAGTAAAGCCAGTCTTCTGCTCCAGATGCTCAATGAAGTGAAGCAGAGGCGCGCAATGGAGAAAAGACAGCACCCCGGCAAGCGCTTGAGTGCGCAGGAAGAGCTGGAGGGGATTCAGTAG